A region of Leifsonia xyli DNA encodes the following proteins:
- a CDS encoding alcohol dehydrogenase: MLSRPCSRVACPRDAVQTLTYVYADSMAVIGPLSLSHEPHSYDLCAIHAERLSAPQGWQIVRHVGVTD; this comes from the coding sequence ATGTTGAGCCGTCCCTGTTCCCGAGTCGCGTGCCCGCGCGACGCCGTGCAGACGCTCACGTACGTTTACGCCGACTCCATGGCCGTCATCGGACCGCTGAGCCTCTCGCACGAGCCGCACTCGTACGACCTGTGCGCCATCCACGCCGAGCGCTTGTCCGCGCCGCAGGGCTGGCAGATCGTCCGCCACGTCGGCGTGACCGACTGA
- a CDS encoding acetyltransferase gives MVLDFADRELPGGLILRVRKEQDAAALAAAYQRNRGHLAPWDPTRTEDFFTEGGQLAQTRELLALREMDATLPLVLVEGGEIAGGMTLSGIVRGAFQSATVGYWLDRDHTGRGLASAALSAVIEASRDQYGLHRIQAATLLANHASQSVLTRAGFERIGVAPKYLQIAGRWQDHVLFQRILHD, from the coding sequence ATGGTGCTCGACTTCGCCGACCGGGAGCTGCCCGGCGGCCTGATCCTCCGGGTCCGGAAGGAGCAGGACGCCGCGGCGCTCGCCGCCGCCTACCAGCGCAATCGCGGGCACCTCGCGCCGTGGGACCCGACGCGCACGGAGGACTTCTTCACCGAGGGCGGCCAGCTGGCGCAGACGCGCGAACTGCTCGCCTTGCGCGAGATGGACGCGACGCTGCCGCTGGTGCTCGTCGAGGGCGGCGAGATCGCCGGCGGGATGACGCTCAGCGGCATCGTCCGCGGCGCCTTCCAGTCGGCGACGGTCGGCTACTGGCTCGACCGCGACCACACCGGACGCGGCCTGGCGTCGGCGGCGCTCTCGGCCGTGATCGAGGCCTCCCGCGACCAGTACGGGCTCCACCGCATCCAGGCGGCGACGCTGCTGGCCAACCACGCCTCGCAGTCGGTGCTCACCCGGGCGGGGTTCGAGCGCATCGGCGTCGCGCCGAAGTACCTGCAGATCGCCGGACGCTGGCAGGACCACGTCCTGTTCCAGCGCATCCTTCACGACTGA
- the manB gene encoding phosphomannomutase/phosphoglucomutase (converts mannose-6-phosphate to mannose-1-phosphate; the resulting product is then converted to GDP-mannose by ManC which is then used in the synthesis of mannose-containing glycoconjugates that are important for mediating entry into host cells), whose translation MSTPSDPRLQSVVKTYDIRGLVGKDLAEDVVEAIAAAFVDEVDAAGSDVIVGHDMRDSSPAFAAAFARGAQARGADVVSIGLCSTDESYFASGYLEAPAAMFTASHNPPTYNGIKLSRAGAQGLSMDTGLGAVRDRADAYLRDGIPAVERLGTFREEDVLDRYAAYLRSLVDLSGIRPITVVVDAGNGMGGLTVPAVLEEAAGLPALPITVIPLYFELDGTFPNHEANPLEPKNLVDLQRAVVEHGADLGLAFDGDADRCFVVDERGSAVTPSAVAAIVALREIARARAEDPDAEITVIHNLITSNIVPETIEAAGAVPLRTRVGHTLIKDAMRRSGAVFGGEHSAHYYFRDFWSADNGMLAAMHLLAEFGSQERPLSELAAQYTPYAMSGEINSTVDDVPAAFTRVVEAFTNRADFDELDGLTVTGRVGQDETFWWFSVRPSNTEPLLRLNVEAGDQATMARIRDEVLALIRS comes from the coding sequence ATGAGCACGCCCAGCGATCCGCGCCTGCAGTCCGTCGTCAAGACCTACGACATCCGCGGATTGGTCGGCAAGGACCTCGCGGAGGACGTGGTCGAGGCCATCGCCGCCGCCTTCGTCGACGAGGTGGACGCTGCGGGGAGCGACGTCATCGTCGGCCACGACATGCGCGACTCGTCCCCGGCCTTCGCCGCGGCGTTCGCCCGGGGCGCTCAGGCGCGCGGCGCCGACGTCGTCTCCATCGGGCTCTGCTCGACGGACGAGTCCTACTTCGCCTCCGGCTACCTCGAGGCGCCCGCCGCCATGTTCACCGCGAGCCACAACCCGCCGACCTACAACGGCATCAAGCTCTCCCGCGCCGGGGCGCAGGGCCTGAGCATGGACACCGGGCTCGGCGCCGTCCGCGACCGCGCGGACGCGTACCTGCGCGACGGCATCCCCGCGGTGGAGCGTCTGGGGACCTTCCGCGAGGAGGACGTCCTCGACCGCTATGCGGCCTATTTGCGCTCGCTCGTCGACCTGAGCGGGATCCGGCCGATCACGGTCGTGGTCGACGCCGGCAACGGGATGGGCGGACTGACCGTTCCCGCCGTGCTGGAGGAGGCGGCGGGGCTGCCCGCCCTGCCGATCACGGTCATCCCGCTGTACTTCGAGCTCGACGGCACCTTCCCGAACCACGAAGCGAACCCGCTGGAGCCGAAGAACCTCGTCGACCTGCAGCGCGCCGTCGTCGAGCACGGCGCCGACCTCGGGCTCGCCTTCGACGGCGACGCCGACCGCTGCTTCGTCGTGGACGAGCGCGGCTCGGCCGTCACACCGTCGGCCGTGGCGGCGATCGTGGCGCTCCGCGAGATCGCGCGGGCGCGTGCCGAGGATCCGGACGCCGAGATCACGGTCATCCACAACCTCATCACGTCCAACATCGTCCCGGAGACGATCGAGGCCGCGGGCGCGGTGCCGCTGCGCACGCGCGTCGGCCACACGCTCATCAAGGACGCCATGCGCCGGTCCGGCGCGGTGTTCGGCGGCGAGCACTCGGCGCACTACTACTTCCGCGACTTCTGGAGCGCTGACAACGGGATGCTGGCGGCCATGCACCTGCTCGCCGAGTTCGGCTCGCAGGAGCGTCCTCTGTCCGAGCTGGCGGCCCAATACACGCCGTACGCCATGTCGGGGGAGATCAACTCCACCGTGGACGACGTGCCCGCGGCGTTCACCCGCGTGGTCGAGGCCTTCACGAACCGCGCCGACTTCGACGAGCTGGACGGCCTCACCGTCACCGGCCGGGTCGGACAGGACGAGACGTTCTGGTGGTTCTCGGTTCGCCCGTCCAACACCGAGCCCCTGCTCCGGCTGAACGTCGAGGCCGGAGACCAGGCGACGATGGCCCGCATCCGCGACGAGGTGCTGGCGCTGATTCGTTCCTAG
- a CDS encoding cyclase, with amino-acid sequence MTARRIVDLSHPIRAGLVTYPGLPAPTITPHLTREASREVYALGTEFAMDVITMIGNTGTYLDSPFHRYADGRDLAGLDLATLVGLPAGVVDWSDGVRDARGVPASAVAGVGEPGGAVLLRTGWDAHFGTPAYAAGAPFLTEEGAQALVEAGVALVGIDSLNIDDTEGGGSRPAHSILLAAGIHVVEHLTRLGELPERGARFTAAPPAIEGFGTFPVRAFAELPG; translated from the coding sequence GTGACCGCACGCCGCATCGTCGACCTCAGCCACCCGATCCGCGCCGGGCTCGTCACCTATCCCGGGCTCCCCGCGCCGACGATCACGCCGCACCTGACCCGCGAGGCCTCCCGCGAGGTCTACGCACTGGGCACGGAGTTCGCGATGGACGTGATCACGATGATCGGCAACACGGGCACCTATCTCGACAGCCCGTTCCACCGCTACGCGGACGGCCGCGACCTCGCCGGGCTCGACCTGGCGACGCTGGTCGGCCTCCCGGCGGGGGTCGTCGACTGGAGCGACGGCGTGCGTGACGCTCGCGGCGTCCCCGCCTCGGCCGTCGCCGGAGTCGGCGAACCGGGTGGCGCCGTGCTGCTGCGAACGGGGTGGGATGCGCACTTCGGCACCCCCGCGTACGCGGCGGGCGCCCCGTTCCTCACCGAGGAGGGGGCGCAGGCGCTGGTGGAGGCGGGCGTCGCCCTGGTCGGCATCGACTCGCTCAACATCGACGACACCGAGGGCGGCGGCAGCAGACCGGCGCACAGCATCCTGCTCGCCGCCGGCATCCACGTGGTCGAGCACCTGACGCGGCTCGGCGAGCTGCCGGAGCGCGGCGCCCGCTTCACCGCCGCTCCCCCGGCGATCGAGGGCTTCGGCACCTTCCCGGTGCGCGCGTTCGCGGAGCTGCCGGGCTGA
- a CDS encoding adenosylhomocysteinase (catalyzes the formation of L-homocysteine from S-adenosyl-L-homocysteine), with amino-acid sequence MPASTSTALPFKVADLSLAEAGRHQIRLAENEMPGLMALRAEFGDSQPLAGARIAGSLHMTVQTAVLIETLVALGARVRWASCNIFSTQDEAAAAIAVGPTGTPDAPAGVPVFAWKGETLEEYWWCTQQIFDWSAEAAADGADYLGPNLILDDGGDATLLVHKGREFELAGAVPDDAPGDSHEYRVILAALRASLAQSKDRWTRISGDILGVTEETTTGVHRLYELAKAGQLLFPAINVNDSVTKSKFDNKYGIRHSLPDGLNRATDVLMGGKVAFVAGYGDVGKGAAEALRGQGARVIVSEVDPINALQAAMDGYQVARLESVIDQIDILITGTGNLNVVTLDHLLGLKHLAIVANVGHFDNEIDMASLEALEGAEKVEIKPQVHEWRLPTGRSILVLSEGRLMNLGNATGHPSFVMSNSFTNQVLAQLELYVSTENYPVGVYVLPKHLDEKVARLHLDALGVELTTLTEEQAAYIGVSVDGPYKVDHYRY; translated from the coding sequence ATGCCAGCTTCCACTTCGACCGCCCTGCCGTTCAAGGTCGCCGACCTGTCCCTCGCCGAAGCGGGACGTCACCAGATCCGCCTCGCCGAGAACGAGATGCCGGGTCTGATGGCCCTCCGCGCCGAGTTCGGCGACTCGCAGCCGCTCGCCGGCGCCCGCATCGCCGGCTCCCTGCACATGACCGTGCAGACCGCCGTGCTCATCGAGACGCTGGTGGCGCTCGGCGCGCGCGTCCGCTGGGCCAGCTGCAACATCTTCTCCACGCAGGACGAGGCGGCCGCCGCGATCGCCGTCGGTCCGACGGGCACCCCCGACGCCCCCGCCGGCGTCCCGGTCTTCGCCTGGAAGGGCGAGACCCTGGAGGAGTACTGGTGGTGCACCCAGCAGATCTTCGACTGGTCCGCGGAGGCCGCGGCCGACGGCGCCGACTACCTCGGCCCGAACCTGATCCTCGACGACGGCGGCGACGCCACCCTGCTCGTCCACAAGGGCCGCGAGTTCGAGCTCGCCGGCGCCGTCCCGGACGACGCCCCCGGCGACAGCCACGAGTACCGCGTCATCCTCGCCGCTCTCCGCGCCTCCCTCGCCCAGTCGAAGGATCGCTGGACGCGCATCTCCGGCGACATCCTCGGCGTCACGGAGGAGACCACCACCGGCGTCCACCGCTTGTACGAGCTGGCGAAGGCCGGACAGCTGCTGTTCCCGGCGATCAACGTCAACGACTCGGTCACGAAGAGCAAGTTCGACAACAAGTACGGCATCCGCCACTCCCTGCCGGACGGCCTCAACCGCGCCACCGACGTCCTCATGGGCGGCAAGGTCGCCTTCGTCGCGGGCTACGGCGACGTCGGCAAGGGCGCGGCCGAGGCGCTGCGCGGCCAGGGCGCGCGCGTCATCGTCAGCGAGGTCGACCCGATCAACGCGCTGCAGGCGGCGATGGACGGCTACCAGGTCGCGCGTCTCGAGTCGGTGATCGACCAGATCGACATCCTCATCACAGGAACGGGCAACCTCAACGTCGTCACGCTCGACCACCTGCTCGGGCTCAAGCACCTCGCGATCGTCGCCAACGTCGGCCACTTCGACAACGAGATCGACATGGCCTCGCTCGAGGCGCTGGAGGGCGCGGAGAAGGTCGAGATCAAGCCGCAGGTCCACGAGTGGCGCCTGCCGACCGGACGCAGCATCCTGGTGCTCTCCGAGGGCCGCCTGATGAACCTGGGCAACGCCACGGGCCACCCGAGCTTCGTCATGAGCAACTCGTTCACCAACCAGGTGCTCGCGCAGCTCGAGCTGTACGTCTCGACCGAGAACTACCCGGTCGGCGTCTACGTGCTGCCGAAGCACCTCGACGAGAAGGTCGCGCGCCTGCACCTCGACGCCCTCGGCGTCGAGCTGACCACGCTCACGGAGGAGCAGGCGGCCTACATCGGCGTGTCCGTCGACGGCCCCTACAAGGTCGACCACTACCGCTACTGA
- a CDS encoding DNA-binding response regulator, giving the protein MTSRILVVDDDTALAEMIGIVLRTEGYDPVFCEDGSLAVDTFRSSKPDLVLLDLMLPGMDGIEVCGRIRAESGTPIIMLTAKSDTADVVKGLESGADDYMVKPFNPKELVARIRTRLRPGPAAPPADELTVGDLVVDVAGHEVRRGDTRIALTPLEFDLLLALASKPQQVFTREMLLEQVWGYHYKADTRLVNVHVQRLRAKVEQDPDNPKIVMTVRGVGYRAGAAA; this is encoded by the coding sequence ATGACTAGTCGCATCCTGGTGGTCGACGACGACACCGCGCTTGCGGAGATGATCGGCATCGTGCTGCGCACGGAGGGCTACGACCCGGTCTTCTGCGAAGACGGCTCCCTCGCTGTGGACACCTTCCGGTCGTCGAAGCCCGATCTCGTGCTGCTCGACCTCATGCTGCCCGGCATGGACGGCATCGAGGTGTGCGGCCGCATCCGCGCCGAGTCCGGCACCCCGATCATCATGCTCACCGCCAAGTCCGACACCGCCGATGTGGTCAAGGGCCTCGAGTCGGGCGCCGACGACTACATGGTCAAGCCGTTCAACCCCAAGGAGCTCGTGGCGCGCATCCGCACCCGCCTCCGCCCGGGTCCCGCCGCCCCGCCCGCCGACGAGTTGACCGTCGGCGACCTCGTGGTCGACGTCGCCGGCCACGAGGTGCGCCGCGGAGACACCCGCATCGCGCTCACCCCGCTGGAGTTCGACCTCCTGCTCGCCCTCGCCTCCAAGCCGCAGCAGGTGTTCACCCGCGAGATGCTGCTGGAGCAGGTCTGGGGCTACCACTACAAGGCCGACACCCGGCTCGTGAACGTCCACGTGCAGCGGCTGCGCGCCAAGGTGGAGCAGGACCCGGACAACCCGAAGATCGTCATGACCGTGCGCGGGGTCGGCTACCGCGCCGGCGCGGCCGCCTAG
- a CDS encoding AAA family ATPase: protein MRSALAGVRTEVGKAVVGQDGAVTGLIIALLARGHVLLEGVPGVAKTLLVRSLSQALSLDTKRVQFTPDLMPGDVTGSLVYDAQTGGFVFREGPVFTNILLADEINRTPPKTQSALLEAMEERQVSVDGVSRRLPDPFIVAATQNPIEYEGTYALPEAQLDRFLLKLTLDVPERDTEVEVLRRHAAGFNPRDLASAGVTPVLGAAELAAARASAATVGANGDVLAYIVDLARATRRSPSVKLGVSPRGTTALLAAAKAWAWLSGYDSITPDHVQAMLLPVWRHRIQLRPEAELEGVGADAILQSIVQQVQVPI, encoded by the coding sequence TTGCGCTCCGCCCTGGCCGGGGTGCGCACGGAGGTCGGCAAAGCGGTCGTGGGCCAGGACGGCGCGGTCACCGGGCTCATCATCGCGCTGCTCGCTCGCGGCCACGTCCTCCTGGAGGGCGTCCCGGGCGTGGCGAAGACCCTCCTCGTGCGGTCGCTCAGCCAGGCGCTCAGCCTCGACACCAAGCGCGTGCAGTTCACGCCCGACCTGATGCCGGGCGACGTGACCGGGTCGCTCGTGTACGACGCGCAGACGGGCGGCTTCGTGTTCCGCGAGGGACCGGTGTTCACCAACATCCTGCTCGCCGACGAGATCAACCGCACGCCTCCGAAGACCCAGTCCGCGCTGCTGGAGGCGATGGAGGAGCGCCAGGTCAGCGTGGACGGCGTCAGCCGCCGCCTCCCCGACCCCTTCATCGTCGCGGCGACCCAGAACCCGATCGAGTACGAGGGCACCTACGCGCTCCCCGAGGCCCAGCTCGACCGCTTCCTGCTGAAGCTCACGCTCGACGTGCCGGAGCGCGACACCGAGGTGGAGGTGCTGCGCCGGCACGCCGCCGGGTTCAACCCGCGCGACCTCGCGTCCGCCGGCGTGACCCCGGTGCTCGGGGCCGCGGAGCTGGCCGCCGCGCGGGCGTCCGCGGCGACCGTCGGAGCGAACGGTGACGTTCTCGCCTACATCGTCGACCTCGCGCGGGCCACCCGGCGCAGCCCGTCGGTGAAGCTCGGCGTGAGCCCGCGCGGGACGACCGCGCTCCTCGCGGCCGCCAAGGCCTGGGCGTGGCTGTCCGGCTACGACTCGATCACGCCGGACCACGTGCAGGCGATGCTGCTCCCGGTCTGGCGCCACCGCATCCAACTGCGGCCCGAGGCGGAGCTGGAGGGCGTGGGCGCGGACGCGATCCTGCAGTCGATCGTCCAGCAGGTCCAGGTCCCGATCTAG